From a single Brassica rapa cultivar Chiifu-401-42 chromosome A01, CAAS_Brap_v3.01, whole genome shotgun sequence genomic region:
- the LOC103845772 gene encoding uncharacterized protein LOC103845772 gives MERADEETGEPSGGAAIRSRLSNRADPFLVVCRCFSFVTSLIAILCVVVNVLAAIRSFRDSHDLFDGIFRCYAVVIACFVVLAETEWGFILKFSKVLEYWAGRGMLQIFVAVMTRAFPDYLAQKKDLLLLQNIASYMLLACGLIYVISGVLCIGFLKRARQQKEISREQAVKDLEEIDRRREELEQLLLMHRGRDDV, from the exons ATGGAGAGAGCCGATGAAGAAACCGGCGAGCCTTCCGGAGGAGCCGCCATAAGATCGAGGCTCAGTAACAGAGCCGATCCTTTCCTCGTTGTTTGCAGGTGTTTCAGCTTCGTTACCTCTCTTATCGCCATCCTCTGCGTCGTCGTTAACGTCCTCGCCGCTATTCGCTCCTTCCGAGATAGCCACGAT cTGTTCGATGGAATATTCCGGTGTTATGCTGTGGTGATTGCTTGTTTTGTGGTTCTCGCCGAGACTGAATGGGGTTTCATCCTCAAATTTTCTAAG GTTCTTGAGTACTGGGCTGGGAGAGGAATGCTTCAGATTTT TGTTGCTGTGATGACAAGAGCGTTCCCTGACTATCTAGCTCAGAAGAAGGATCTTCTGCTTCTACAGAATATCGCTAGCTACATGCTCCTTGCTTGTGGTCTTATCTATGTCATCTCT GGAGTTCTATGCATCGGCTTTCTGAAGCGTGCTCGACAGCAGAAGGAAATTTCAAGAGAACAAGCTGTCAAGGATCTTGAG GAGATAGACCGACGCAGGGAAGAGCTGGAACAATTGCTCCTGATGCATCGCGGTAGAGACGATGTGTGA
- the LOC103845672 gene encoding probable ubiquitin-like-specific protease 2A isoform X1, which produces MTTQPPVHSRGKREQIGVFDYTDEDEHVEEMSKKLLRKFDSPGTSKTPRAIDKYDFLRLFAVAKDTQSEGKALDHIVIDVEDNIPAKEERSRCEPSGYKTNILQCDLIDVASDDSRGRIGISSSSSSSLSENDDASNGEEATSVTSGSREVDSENSQVLIIPDFIIYGDAYCTNSKLTFSRNCMSVESSSVNATKGTFSCRWAIEDIVRIESQWCSELETAVVNVLLKSRDPNGVDNAKEISGIDLLKFSLYDAKWSKEVETIKLLDSRYKDIWFDTITESEESACSGHNLETSLTNLAGSFENLVYPQGEPDAVVVRKQDIELLKPRRFINDTIIDFYIKYLKSRIPPEERGRFHFFNCFFFRKLANLDKGSPSSFGGREAYQRVQKWTKNVELFEKDYIFIPINFSFHWSLIIICHPGELVSSSVENPSRVPCILHLDSIKGSHKGGLVNIFPSYLREEWKARQGNTTMDLSRASNMQLLSLELPQQENSFDCGLFLLHYLELFVAQAPAKFNPSLITTSGNFLTRKWFPAKEASLKRAYILELLYNLHKGHDPSIIPANSKSKPPHCRVSNENDEENESKNVTEICKWRKPFHGSSAIVPYIPQTKNCSADQILSKEVFYTRGYDLPEASKRRKSFMSPIVEEVQESGEKEEIHLPMDTEESICQEMETLRKGECMLYIEDTDDEDAVVEYVPDSQDSCEVEMKEEDDDELILFTGASKNIHKTREIKSASALIEKGVHKSKSRGLAARSCCNNILLVLSDDEGSSAASDELHNKENFSSSRCNVMAKKPKTIYRR; this is translated from the exons ATGACGACTCAGCCGCCTGTTCACTCCCGCGGTAAGCGCGAGCAGATCGGAGTATTCGATTACACCGACGAAGACGAACACGTCGAAGAGATGTCGAAGAAACTCCTCCGAAAGTTCGATTCCCCTGGAACTAGTAAAACCCCGCGCGCCATCGATAAGTACGACTTCCTTCGTCTCT TTGCAGTCGCCAAGGACACACAGAGCGAGGGAAAAGCACTGGACCACATAGTTATTGATGTTGAAGATAACA TCCCAGCAAAAGAAGAACGGTCAAGGTGTGAACCCAGCGGATATAAAACT AATATATTGCAGTGTGACCTGATTGATGTAGCCTCCGATGACTCCCGTGGAAGGATTGGAATTAgttcatcatcgtcatcatctcTGTCGGAAAATGATGATG CCTCAAATGGAGAAGAAGCCACAAGTGTTACTTCTGGTTCACGTGAAGTT GATTCCGAGAATTCACAAGTTCTCATAATCCctgattttattatatatggaGATGCATACTGTACTAACTCGAAGTTAACATTTTCGCGCAACTGTATGAGTGTTGAAAGTTCATCAGTAAATGCAACTAAAGGGACATTTAGTTGTCGGTGGGCAATAGAAGATATCGTCAGAATTGAGTCTCAGTGGTGTTCAGAG CTTGAGACTGCCGTGGTAAACGTCCTTCTGAAGTCCAGGGACCCTAACGGAGTTGACAATGCGAAAGAGATTTCAG GCATTGATCTCCTAAAGTTTTCCCTTTATGACGCTAAATGGTCTAAAGAAGTAGAAACCATCAAATTGTTGGACTCGAGATACAAGGATATTTGGTTTGATACCATAAC AGAAAGCGAGGAAAGTGCTTGTAGTGGACACAATTTGGAAACATCACTCACCAA TCTCGCTGGTTCATTTGAAAATCTCGTTTACCCTCAAGGAGAACCAGATGCTGTAGTAGTTCGGAAGCAAGACATTGAGCTTCTGAAGCCAAGACGTTTCATTAACGATACAATCATTGATTTTTATATCAA GTACCTTAAGAGTCGAATTCCACCAGAGGAACGGGGCAGATTCCACTTTTTCAATTGTTTCTTTTTCCGTAAGCTAGCTAACTTAGACAAAGGTTCACCTAGCTCGTTTGGAGGAAGAGAAGCATACCAGCGTGTGCAGAAGTGGACTAAGAATGTGGAACTCTTcgaaaaagattatatatttattccTATAAATTTCAG TTTTCACTGGAGTCTGATTATCATCTGTCATCCAGGTGAATTGGTTTCTTCTTCTG TCGAAAACCCATCAAGGGTTCCCTGCATCTTGCATCTGGACTCAATTAAAGGAAGCCACAAGGGTGGTCTCGTAAACATATTTCCGAG TTACCTACGTGAAGAGTGGAAAGCGAGGCAAGGAAACACAACAATGGATTTATCAAGGGCATCAAATATGCAGCTCCTTTCTCTTGAG CTCCCGCAACAAGAGAATTCGTTTGACTGTGGCCTCTTTTTGCTCCACTATTTGGAACTTTTTGTGGCTCAAGCTCCTGCTAAATTCAATCCTTCGCTTATCACAACATCGGGAAATTTT CTAACTAGGAAATGGTTTCCTGCCAAGGAAGCTTCACTTAAGCGTGCATACATCTTAGAGTTGCTTTACAATCTCCACAAAGGTCATGATCCAAGTATTATTCCAGCTAATTCCAAAAGCAAACCACCTCATTGCCGAGTTTCCAACGAGAATGATGAAGAAAACGAAAGCAAGAATGTGACTGAGATCTGTAAATGGAGAAAACCATTTCATGGTTCCTCAGCAATCGTCCCATACATTCCTCAGACAAAGAATTGCTCGGCAGATCAGATTCTCAGCAAAGAAGTTTTTTACACGAGAGGTTATGACCTCCCTGAGGCTTCCAAGCGCCGAAAGTCCTTTATGTCGCCTATAGTG GAAGAAGTTCAAGAAAGTGGTGAGAAAGAAGAAATCCATTTGCCAATGGACACAGAGGAATCTATCTGTCAAGAGATGGAAACATTGCGAAAAGGGGAGTGCATGCTCTATATAGAGGACACTGATGATGAAGACGCTGTAGTAGAATACGTTCCTGATTCCCAAGATTCATGTGAAGTTGAGATgaaagaagaagacgatgatgaATTGATTCTGTTCACTGGAGCatccaaaaatattcataaaaccAGAGAAATCAAATCTGCTTCAGCATTGATTGAAAAGGGAGTCCACAAAAGTAAGAGCAGAGGTTTAGCTGCTCGTTCTTGCTGTAACAACATTCTTCTTGTGCTGTCGGATGATGAGGGAAGCTCAGCCGCAAGCGACGAACTTCACAACAAAGAAAACTTCTCTAGTTCAAGATGTAATGTGATGGCCAAGAAGCCAAAGACTATTTACAGAAGATGA
- the LOC103845672 gene encoding probable ubiquitin-like-specific protease 2A isoform X2, producing MTTQPPVHSRGKREQIGVFDYTDEDEHVEEMSKKLLRKFDSPGTSKTPRAIDKYDFLRLFAVAKDTQSEGKALDHIVIDVEDNIPAKEERSRCEPSGYKTCDLIDVASDDSRGRIGISSSSSSSLSENDDASNGEEATSVTSGSREVDSENSQVLIIPDFIIYGDAYCTNSKLTFSRNCMSVESSSVNATKGTFSCRWAIEDIVRIESQWCSELETAVVNVLLKSRDPNGVDNAKEISGIDLLKFSLYDAKWSKEVETIKLLDSRYKDIWFDTITESEESACSGHNLETSLTNLAGSFENLVYPQGEPDAVVVRKQDIELLKPRRFINDTIIDFYIKYLKSRIPPEERGRFHFFNCFFFRKLANLDKGSPSSFGGREAYQRVQKWTKNVELFEKDYIFIPINFSFHWSLIIICHPGELVSSSVENPSRVPCILHLDSIKGSHKGGLVNIFPSYLREEWKARQGNTTMDLSRASNMQLLSLELPQQENSFDCGLFLLHYLELFVAQAPAKFNPSLITTSGNFLTRKWFPAKEASLKRAYILELLYNLHKGHDPSIIPANSKSKPPHCRVSNENDEENESKNVTEICKWRKPFHGSSAIVPYIPQTKNCSADQILSKEVFYTRGYDLPEASKRRKSFMSPIVEEVQESGEKEEIHLPMDTEESICQEMETLRKGECMLYIEDTDDEDAVVEYVPDSQDSCEVEMKEEDDDELILFTGASKNIHKTREIKSASALIEKGVHKSKSRGLAARSCCNNILLVLSDDEGSSAASDELHNKENFSSSRCNVMAKKPKTIYRR from the exons ATGACGACTCAGCCGCCTGTTCACTCCCGCGGTAAGCGCGAGCAGATCGGAGTATTCGATTACACCGACGAAGACGAACACGTCGAAGAGATGTCGAAGAAACTCCTCCGAAAGTTCGATTCCCCTGGAACTAGTAAAACCCCGCGCGCCATCGATAAGTACGACTTCCTTCGTCTCT TTGCAGTCGCCAAGGACACACAGAGCGAGGGAAAAGCACTGGACCACATAGTTATTGATGTTGAAGATAACA TCCCAGCAAAAGAAGAACGGTCAAGGTGTGAACCCAGCGGATATAAAACT TGTGACCTGATTGATGTAGCCTCCGATGACTCCCGTGGAAGGATTGGAATTAgttcatcatcgtcatcatctcTGTCGGAAAATGATGATG CCTCAAATGGAGAAGAAGCCACAAGTGTTACTTCTGGTTCACGTGAAGTT GATTCCGAGAATTCACAAGTTCTCATAATCCctgattttattatatatggaGATGCATACTGTACTAACTCGAAGTTAACATTTTCGCGCAACTGTATGAGTGTTGAAAGTTCATCAGTAAATGCAACTAAAGGGACATTTAGTTGTCGGTGGGCAATAGAAGATATCGTCAGAATTGAGTCTCAGTGGTGTTCAGAG CTTGAGACTGCCGTGGTAAACGTCCTTCTGAAGTCCAGGGACCCTAACGGAGTTGACAATGCGAAAGAGATTTCAG GCATTGATCTCCTAAAGTTTTCCCTTTATGACGCTAAATGGTCTAAAGAAGTAGAAACCATCAAATTGTTGGACTCGAGATACAAGGATATTTGGTTTGATACCATAAC AGAAAGCGAGGAAAGTGCTTGTAGTGGACACAATTTGGAAACATCACTCACCAA TCTCGCTGGTTCATTTGAAAATCTCGTTTACCCTCAAGGAGAACCAGATGCTGTAGTAGTTCGGAAGCAAGACATTGAGCTTCTGAAGCCAAGACGTTTCATTAACGATACAATCATTGATTTTTATATCAA GTACCTTAAGAGTCGAATTCCACCAGAGGAACGGGGCAGATTCCACTTTTTCAATTGTTTCTTTTTCCGTAAGCTAGCTAACTTAGACAAAGGTTCACCTAGCTCGTTTGGAGGAAGAGAAGCATACCAGCGTGTGCAGAAGTGGACTAAGAATGTGGAACTCTTcgaaaaagattatatatttattccTATAAATTTCAG TTTTCACTGGAGTCTGATTATCATCTGTCATCCAGGTGAATTGGTTTCTTCTTCTG TCGAAAACCCATCAAGGGTTCCCTGCATCTTGCATCTGGACTCAATTAAAGGAAGCCACAAGGGTGGTCTCGTAAACATATTTCCGAG TTACCTACGTGAAGAGTGGAAAGCGAGGCAAGGAAACACAACAATGGATTTATCAAGGGCATCAAATATGCAGCTCCTTTCTCTTGAG CTCCCGCAACAAGAGAATTCGTTTGACTGTGGCCTCTTTTTGCTCCACTATTTGGAACTTTTTGTGGCTCAAGCTCCTGCTAAATTCAATCCTTCGCTTATCACAACATCGGGAAATTTT CTAACTAGGAAATGGTTTCCTGCCAAGGAAGCTTCACTTAAGCGTGCATACATCTTAGAGTTGCTTTACAATCTCCACAAAGGTCATGATCCAAGTATTATTCCAGCTAATTCCAAAAGCAAACCACCTCATTGCCGAGTTTCCAACGAGAATGATGAAGAAAACGAAAGCAAGAATGTGACTGAGATCTGTAAATGGAGAAAACCATTTCATGGTTCCTCAGCAATCGTCCCATACATTCCTCAGACAAAGAATTGCTCGGCAGATCAGATTCTCAGCAAAGAAGTTTTTTACACGAGAGGTTATGACCTCCCTGAGGCTTCCAAGCGCCGAAAGTCCTTTATGTCGCCTATAGTG GAAGAAGTTCAAGAAAGTGGTGAGAAAGAAGAAATCCATTTGCCAATGGACACAGAGGAATCTATCTGTCAAGAGATGGAAACATTGCGAAAAGGGGAGTGCATGCTCTATATAGAGGACACTGATGATGAAGACGCTGTAGTAGAATACGTTCCTGATTCCCAAGATTCATGTGAAGTTGAGATgaaagaagaagacgatgatgaATTGATTCTGTTCACTGGAGCatccaaaaatattcataaaaccAGAGAAATCAAATCTGCTTCAGCATTGATTGAAAAGGGAGTCCACAAAAGTAAGAGCAGAGGTTTAGCTGCTCGTTCTTGCTGTAACAACATTCTTCTTGTGCTGTCGGATGATGAGGGAAGCTCAGCCGCAAGCGACGAACTTCACAACAAAGAAAACTTCTCTAGTTCAAGATGTAATGTGATGGCCAAGAAGCCAAAGACTATTTACAGAAGATGA
- the LOC103845868 gene encoding protein lifeguard 1 — protein sequence MASSRLFLAASLLMALMFSSMITSSRATKQLTKKQTLKPKFFGHPFPKPGFPQFPRPGFPANPMPFPQFPKPGFPQLPAPGQGFPNNPMPFPQFPKPGFPSNPTPGFPQFPGFGFRKFPQFPKPGSPSFPPATPTISTPPSIPVTPTLSN from the coding sequence ATGGCCTCATCTAGATTATTTTTAGCTGCTTCTCTTCTCATGGCTCTCATGTTCTCTTCCATGATCACTTCAAGCCGCGCCACAAAACAGCTTACCAAGAAACAAACGTTAAAACCGAAGTTTTTTGGACATCCTTTTCCTAAACCCGGTTTTCCTCAGTTTCCAAGACCCGGTTTCCCAGCAAATCCAATGCCATTCCCTCAATTCCCAAAACCCGGTTTTCCTCAACTCCCAGCCCCAGGGCAAGGTTTCCCAAACAACCCCATGCCTTTCCCTCAGTTTCCGAAACCCGGTTTTCCAAGCAATCCAACACCCGGTTTTCCTCAATTTCCCGGTTTTGGTTTCCGAAAATTCCCTCAGTTTCCAAAACCCGGTTCACCTTCTTTCCCTCCAGCAACGCCAACCATCTCCACTCCGCCCTCTATCCCGGTTACTCCAACTTTGAGCAATTGA
- the LOC103845958 gene encoding beta carbonic anhydrase 5, chloroplastic, whose amino-acid sequence MLFRCFVSLVVPDSNYLMASSISHDPSSSSTSLLNLQTQQSIFGYKDKVKDFEKTQLRIPVSFRKKGINLQMMASGKTPGLTQEANDCTYEANIDRDNNNTDVFDDMKQRFLAFKRLKYMDNLEHYKKLADAQAPKFLVIACADSRVCPSAVLGFQPGEAFTVRNIANLVPPYESGPTETKAALQFSVNTLEVENILVIGHSRCGGIQALMGMEEVDSRSFIHNWVIVGKKAKESTKAVASNLHFDHQCQHCEKTSINHSLERLLGYPWIEEKVRKGSLSLHGGYYDFVNCTFEKWTVDYEGSRGSGIAVKNRSVW is encoded by the exons ATGCTCTTCAGATGCTTTGTGTCCCTTGTTGTCCCAGATTCGAATTACCTCATGGCATCCTCTATCTCCCAtgatccttcttcttcttccacgtCTCTCCTTAATCTCCAAACCCAACAATCG ATCTTCGGTTACAAGGACAAAGTAAAGGACTTTGAGAAAACCCAATTGAGGATTCCAGTTTCTTTCAG AAAGAAAGGTATTAACTTGCAAATGATGGCGTCAGGAAAGACACCTGGACTGACTCAGGAAGCTAATGACTGCACTTATGAGGCTAATATTGATAGAGATAATAATAACACTGACGTGTTTGACGACATGAAACAGCGGTTCCTCGCCTTCAAGAGGCTCAAGTACAT GGATAACTTAGAACACTACAAAAAGCTAGCAGATGCTCAAGCTCCAAAG TTTCTAGTGATTGCTTGTGCAGACTCCAGGGTCTGTCCTTCAGCCGTCCTGGGATTTCAACCCGGTGAAGCATTCACCGTTCGTAACATTGCAAATTTAGTACCTCCATATGAG TCTGGACCTACTGAGACAAAAGCTGCTCTCCAGTTCTCTGTGAATACTCTTGAA GTGGAGAACATTTTAGTAATTGGTCATAGCCGCTGTGGAGGGATTCAAGCTTTAATGGGCATGGAAGAAGTAGATTCCAG AAGTTTCATACATAACTGGGTGATTGTGGGGAAGAAGGCAAAGGAAAGCACAAAAGCTGTTGCTTCAAACCTCCATTTTGATCATCAGTGTCAACATTGTGAAAAG ACATCGATAAACCATTCATTAGAAAGACTCCTTGGTTATCCGTGGATAGAAGAGAAAGTGCGGAAAGGGTCACTGTCCCTCCATGGTGGGTACTATGATTTTGTAAACTGTACATTTGAGAAATGGACTGTCGATTATGAAGGAAGCAGAGGCAGTGGGATTGCTGTTAAAAACCGGTCTGTTTGGTGA
- the LOC103846052 gene encoding uncharacterized protein LOC103846052 codes for MACASSSVISSFSYQFGSKEQIFSSKVSSLVSTGRRAFGSIRAAQVSSYGNSRRRTQNVEGDIYVDSTCIDCDTCRWMVPEVFTRVDNMSAVIKQPTCKEERMNALQALLSCPTGSIRTETPPTDIGEAQETFPLSLDKDKLPGVFHCGFHSKKSFGATSYLILHPEGNILVDSPRYVEKLAGKIEKMGGVRYMFLTHRDDVADHKKWADRFKCTRILHSEDVQPSTTDVELKLEGSGPWKLYEDVELIHTPGHTEGSVCLFHKPLKALFTGDHLTMYESGMSIIEMYNHCSLPLQLESVERLIKLDFNWVIPGHGRRVHFKDGEEKAKKLEALVQKHREKQLVSSS; via the exons ATGGCTTGTGCTTCGTCCTCCGTGATTTCGTCGTTCTCGTATCAGTTTGGATCAAAAGAACAGATCTTTTCATCGAAAGTTTCCTCTTTGGTTTCAACGGGAAGGAGAGCGTTTGGATCTATTAGAGCAGCTCAAGTGAGTAGCTATGGGAACTCTAGACGACGCACTCAGAACGTAGAAGGGGATATTTATGTTG ACAGTACTTGTATTGATTGCGATACTTGTCGTTGGATGGTTCCG GAAGTGTTCACCAGAGTGGACAACATGTCTGCGGTTATTAAACAACCAACCTGTAAGGAAGAAAGGATGAACGCTCTTCAG GCATTATTGTCTTGTCCGACGGGCTCTATTCGCACTGAAACTCCACCTACTGACATCGGGGAAGCTCAAGAGACATTTCCACTTTCATTGGACAAAGACAAACTACCT GGGGTTTTTCATTGTGGGTTTCATTCCAAGAAATCTTTCGGAGCAACTTCATACTTGATACTTCATCCTGAGGGGAATATACTTGTTGATAG TCCCAGGTACGTAGAGAAACTTGCTGGGAAGATTGAGAAGATGGGTGGTGTTCGCTACATGTTTTTGACACACAG GGATGATGTTGCGGATCACAAGAAATGGGCAGATCGATTCAAGTGTACCAGAATTCTGCATTCTGAAGAT GTCCAACCTTCGACCACTGATGTGGAGTTAAAGCTGGAAGGAAGTGGACCATGGAAACTCTATGAAGATGTCGAGCTTATACACACTCCTGGTCACACTGAA GGATCAGTGTGCTTGTTCCATAAACCTCTCAAGGCATTATTCACTGGAGACCATCTAACTATGTACGAATCTGGAATGAGCATTATAGAGATGTACAACCATTGTTCAT TGCCTCTCCAGCTCGAGAGCGTAGAAAGATTGATCAAGCTGGATTTCAATTGGGTGATACCGG GACATGGAAGAAGAGTACATTTCAAAGATGGagaagagaaagcaaagaagCTGGAAGCACTTGTCCAGAAGCACAGAGAGAAACAACTTGTTTCTTCTAGCTAA